In Panthera leo isolate Ple1 chromosome E3, P.leo_Ple1_pat1.1, whole genome shotgun sequence, a genomic segment contains:
- the ZNF655 gene encoding zinc finger protein 655 isoform X1, whose protein sequence is MEEIPAQEAAGSAVVQFQSLGSQPEGLSPEPQFAQDTDMEQELNGGFPFPKPDGISQLEQDLQVFDLETKNREVLRDDCSDGETREENKLLIPKQEILEEVHSYKVRVGRLKKDIAQVPGTREMSKPEDRLERLQEILRKFLFLEREFRQITISKKTFTSENNECNEPEKSFSLDSTLDTDQRVLRIQNIDDIDKYDMGVNQNSAAGKHEQINLIQDVQSSEYKESLMDLSHLSKCESISATEKSYKCDTCEKVFHQSSALSRHQRIHTREKPYKCKECEKSFSQSSSLSRHKRIHTREKPYKCEPSDKSCEASDKSCSQSSDITPHKRIHTRAKSYKCSNCERVFSRSIHLTQHQKIHREMPCKCTICGSDFYNTSYLVEHQKVHCEEKAYEYNDCGLTFVKHQGSHLREKPYTCNECGKDFRLSSHLIQHQRIHTGEKPHKCNECGKAFSQTSCLIQHHKIHGKEKSYECNDYEESFNHSSDLVLQQEVLSREKAFDCDAWEKNLSQRAHLVQHPRIHTKEKPYECDERGKTFSQIQASFNI, encoded by the exons GATTTCCATTTCCCAAGCCTGATGGGATCTCCCAGCTGGAACAAGATCTACAGGTCTTTGATCTGGAAACTAAGAATAGAGAAGTCTTAAGAGATGACTGCTCAG ATGGAGAGACCAGAGAAGAGAACAAGCTGTTGATTCCTAAGCAGGAAATTTTGGAAGAAGTACATTCATACAAAGTGAGAGTAGGAAGACTCAAAAAGGATATTGCCCAAGTTCCTGGGACTAGAGAAATGTCTAAACCTGAGGACAGATTAGAAAGGCTTCAGGAAATCCTAAGGAAATTTCTCTTCCTGGAGAGAGAGTTTAGGCAAATAACAATCAGCAAGAAAACCTTCACCAGTGAGAACAATGAATGTAATGAACCTGAAAAAAGCTTCAGTCTGGACTCTACCCTTGATACAGATCAGAGAGTTCTTAGAATACAGAATATTGATGACATTGATAAGTATGATATGGGCGTAAACCAGAATTCAGCTGCTGGTAAACATGAACAAATAAATCTAATACAGGATGTTCAGAGTAGTGAATATAAGGAAAGCTTAATGGATCTCTCCCACCTTAGTAAATGTGAGAGCATTTCTGCCACTGAGAAATCCTATAAATGTGATACATGTGAGAAAGTCTTCCATCAGAGCTCTGCCCTTTCTagacatcagagaattcataccaGAGAGAAACCctacaaatgtaaagaatgtgaaAAATCTTTCAGTCAGAGTTCAAGTCTTAGTCGACATAAAAGAATACACACTAGGGAAAAGCCCTATAAATGTGAACCATCTGATAAATCCTGTGAAGCATCTGATAAATCCTGTAGTCAGAGCTCAGACATAACTCCACATAAGAGGATTCACACTAGAGCAAAATCTTATAAATGTAGTAATTGTGAAAGGGTCTTCAGTCGTAGTATACATCTTACTCAACATCAGAAAATTCACAGAGAGATGCCCTGTAAGTGTACTATATGTGGCAGTGACTTCTATAATACCTCCTACCTTGTTGAACATCAGAAAGTCCACTGTGAAGAGAAAGCCTATGAATACAATGATTGTGGGTTGACCTTTGTTAAACATCAAGGAAGTCATCTCAGAGAAAAGCCCTATACgtgtaatgaatgtggaaaagaCTTCAGATTGAGTTCCCATCTTATTCAGCATCAAAgaattcacacaggagagaaaccacacaaatgtaatgaatgtggaaaagctttcagtcaaACTTCATGCCTTATTCAGCATCACAAAATTCATGGGAAAGAGAAATCCTATGAGTGTAATGATTATGAGGAAAGTTTCAATCATAGCTCAGATCTTGTTCTTCAACAAGAAGTCCTCTCTAGAGAAAAGGCCTTTGATTGTGATGCATGGGAAAAGAACCTCAGTCAGAGAGCACACCTTGTTCAACATCCAAGAATTCATACCAaagagaaaccttatgaatgtgaTGAACGTGGGAAGACCTTCAGTCAAATTCAGGCCTCCTTCAATATCTGA
- the ZNF655 gene encoding zinc finger protein 655 isoform X2, protein MEEIPAQEAAGSAVVQFQSLGSQPEGLSPEPQFAQDTDMEQELNGDGETREENKLLIPKQEILEEVHSYKVRVGRLKKDIAQVPGTREMSKPEDRLERLQEILRKFLFLEREFRQITISKKTFTSENNECNEPEKSFSLDSTLDTDQRVLRIQNIDDIDKYDMGVNQNSAAGKHEQINLIQDVQSSEYKESLMDLSHLSKCESISATEKSYKCDTCEKVFHQSSALSRHQRIHTREKPYKCKECEKSFSQSSSLSRHKRIHTREKPYKCEPSDKSCEASDKSCSQSSDITPHKRIHTRAKSYKCSNCERVFSRSIHLTQHQKIHREMPCKCTICGSDFYNTSYLVEHQKVHCEEKAYEYNDCGLTFVKHQGSHLREKPYTCNECGKDFRLSSHLIQHQRIHTGEKPHKCNECGKAFSQTSCLIQHHKIHGKEKSYECNDYEESFNHSSDLVLQQEVLSREKAFDCDAWEKNLSQRAHLVQHPRIHTKEKPYECDERGKTFSQIQASFNI, encoded by the coding sequence ATGGAGAGACCAGAGAAGAGAACAAGCTGTTGATTCCTAAGCAGGAAATTTTGGAAGAAGTACATTCATACAAAGTGAGAGTAGGAAGACTCAAAAAGGATATTGCCCAAGTTCCTGGGACTAGAGAAATGTCTAAACCTGAGGACAGATTAGAAAGGCTTCAGGAAATCCTAAGGAAATTTCTCTTCCTGGAGAGAGAGTTTAGGCAAATAACAATCAGCAAGAAAACCTTCACCAGTGAGAACAATGAATGTAATGAACCTGAAAAAAGCTTCAGTCTGGACTCTACCCTTGATACAGATCAGAGAGTTCTTAGAATACAGAATATTGATGACATTGATAAGTATGATATGGGCGTAAACCAGAATTCAGCTGCTGGTAAACATGAACAAATAAATCTAATACAGGATGTTCAGAGTAGTGAATATAAGGAAAGCTTAATGGATCTCTCCCACCTTAGTAAATGTGAGAGCATTTCTGCCACTGAGAAATCCTATAAATGTGATACATGTGAGAAAGTCTTCCATCAGAGCTCTGCCCTTTCTagacatcagagaattcataccaGAGAGAAACCctacaaatgtaaagaatgtgaaAAATCTTTCAGTCAGAGTTCAAGTCTTAGTCGACATAAAAGAATACACACTAGGGAAAAGCCCTATAAATGTGAACCATCTGATAAATCCTGTGAAGCATCTGATAAATCCTGTAGTCAGAGCTCAGACATAACTCCACATAAGAGGATTCACACTAGAGCAAAATCTTATAAATGTAGTAATTGTGAAAGGGTCTTCAGTCGTAGTATACATCTTACTCAACATCAGAAAATTCACAGAGAGATGCCCTGTAAGTGTACTATATGTGGCAGTGACTTCTATAATACCTCCTACCTTGTTGAACATCAGAAAGTCCACTGTGAAGAGAAAGCCTATGAATACAATGATTGTGGGTTGACCTTTGTTAAACATCAAGGAAGTCATCTCAGAGAAAAGCCCTATACgtgtaatgaatgtggaaaagaCTTCAGATTGAGTTCCCATCTTATTCAGCATCAAAgaattcacacaggagagaaaccacacaaatgtaatgaatgtggaaaagctttcagtcaaACTTCATGCCTTATTCAGCATCACAAAATTCATGGGAAAGAGAAATCCTATGAGTGTAATGATTATGAGGAAAGTTTCAATCATAGCTCAGATCTTGTTCTTCAACAAGAAGTCCTCTCTAGAGAAAAGGCCTTTGATTGTGATGCATGGGAAAAGAACCTCAGTCAGAGAGCACACCTTGTTCAACATCCAAGAATTCATACCAaagagaaaccttatgaatgtgaTGAACGTGGGAAGACCTTCAGTCAAATTCAGGCCTCCTTCAATATCTGA